Within Streptomyces sp. RKAG293, the genomic segment CGTCCGGAGATCCGCCAACTTTCCGACGGCCAGCGGACGCGGTTCTTCAACGCGGTCAAGACACTCAAGAACAACAACGCGGTCAACAACCAGTACAACCAGTTCGTCGCCGTCCACTACAACAACCAGACCGCCGGTCACGGGGTGCCGGCCTTCCTGCCCTGGCACCGCGAATACCTGCGCCTCTTCGAGGCCGCCCTCCAGAAGATCGACCCGACTGTCGTCCTGCCCTACTGGGACTGGTCCCGCGACTCCCAGGCACCGGAGAGATCAGTCATCTTCAGCTCCGCCTACTTCGGCGGCAACGGCGCCGGGAGCAACCGGTGCGTGACCAGCGGGGCCTTCGCCGGCTGGCAGGTCAGGATCCCGAACCAGCGCTGCCTGCAACGCCAGTTCAACGGCGGCTCCACGATCGGATCCTGGTACAGCCCCGGGATGATCGAGAACCTCCTGAACACGAACAGGACGAGCTACGACCAATTCCGCCGGGCGATCGAAGGCAGTCCACACGCGAGCGTCCACGTGAACATCGGCGGCGACATGAGCCAGATGTACTCCACCAACGACCCCCTGGACTGGGTCCACCACGCCTTCATCGACCTCCTCTGGGCCGAATGGCAAGCACGCAACCCCAGCCTCGCCAACACCTACCAGGGTTCGACGAGCACACTTCTGCGCCCCTTCGGCGTCACCGTCGCCTCCACCCTCGACACCCGCTCCCTTGGCTACACGTACGCTCGCTGGAGCGGCTCCTCCAGCCCGGCGTGACGTGGCCTGTCCTCCGGCCGCTGCCGGAGGACAGGCTGAGGTCAGCCGCGCAGCGGACAGGGCGGGGAACCTCGTGCAGCAGATGGATCT encodes:
- a CDS encoding tyrosinase family protein encodes the protein MAGPGVSRRRMLGWMAAAGAAGVAGAATFGTRLAAAVPAAEVVTRPEIRQLSDGQRTRFFNAVKTLKNNNAVNNQYNQFVAVHYNNQTAGHGVPAFLPWHREYLRLFEAALQKIDPTVVLPYWDWSRDSQAPERSVIFSSAYFGGNGAGSNRCVTSGAFAGWQVRIPNQRCLQRQFNGGSTIGSWYSPGMIENLLNTNRTSYDQFRRAIEGSPHASVHVNIGGDMSQMYSTNDPLDWVHHAFIDLLWAEWQARNPSLANTYQGSTSTLLRPFGVTVASTLDTRSLGYTYARWSGSSSPA